TTTCAGAAGCATCCCAGAAGCTGTTCTCAGCTCTGTTTCGCTGAGATAGGTTGCTTGATCTCCAAACCCAAACCCAATTGGACCCTGTCATTGGGTTTGGGGGAAGGTGTGTCTctattgtgtgttctgtgttgtgtaatgttgttggcatttggcggtgctgttctgtgtttgtgtatgtgtttctgacCTATGCTGCACACGAATTTCCTTTTGAAGAATGAATAAAGTTGAAAGTTGAAGTTGTCTATTTTTGCCTATTTACTTTGTCAGTAGACTACAGCACAACAAAGTAGGACAAAACAACGACGAATGAGATCACCCAAGTTAAACCGGACAAAAAGTAACGTAACGCGCAACAGACGCGCCTAATTTATAACAGGTGTTATGATGAAATCTCATTCCTTGCCAAAATTCCACTCCCCTACACGTGAAGgcgcacacactctctttctagTAACCTACTGGCAAGGTCGGCCCAAGCTTTTATGGGGCCCTAAgtagaattgatttgggggcccctctgagtcgtttaaaaaaatgaattacattaaactgtaattgaatgtgctcttgggggccctctagGGGCCACGTgggccctaagcagccacttagttcgcttatgccttgggccggccctgggtaGAGTTGGGTTACGAGGCGATTTTTGTTCAGTTTTATTATACTGTTTCTAAAATGCATTGTGAAATGCAATGCAATGCAAATGCAACAGTTCACCTACTGATTATGTCTAATCTCTCTGGCTTATGTCTAAAAAATAAGCCGAAGAGAGCTAGAAAGGAAGACAAATGAAAGGCAAGGTTAAAGAGGGATATAAGGAgggagaacatttacatttattcatttagcagacgattttATACAAattgacttccaagagagagctttaaaaagAAAGGGGGGGTAAGATCAGCGCCACCGCTCCCACCACGCGCATTATGCACTGTGCGTAGGGCACCATGTGCTGAGGGGGCACCATCATTGTCCTGCCATTGTTACCAAACACAAATAGAACTAGAAACCGTTCTGTCAGAATAACAAATAAAAACGATATTTCTGAcaggttttgaacctacaatcCTTcacttaccagcacaacatctcagccaattgagccattcccaaaATTGTCATATtaggtccaagctcaaacagctgtaattcagtcatattttcacatatcaaggtgagACTTTGCACGGTACTTCAGGGGGGAGTCagcttaaagcctattaggttcgAAAAATCATAATTCAAAACGACATTTGAAGTGACAAACATATAGAGAAATGTTTgaagtgacacaaacatattgagcaAATGTGGACATTGACATAAATACACCACTTTTAGCCATGTTGTATTTGATTCATTTTTCCCAAGTAACGTTTGGACGTTAATTGGACAATTACAAGTCAATTGGACCATTGATTCAAGAGAAGAAGAATTTGAAGGTTTTCGCCAAAAATTGCCAAAATCTATCATGACGGAcattatgggtccttgaggtcTATTTGTTCCTTTATAGTTCTTCCTTCCTATACCCAACCTGTCCTACCGGAGGAACAATAATAGAAAAAGGTAGAAAACACTGAAGTGGCTCAACAGCTTCGCTAAAAAAGGGATATGGGCGTGTTCCCCCGTAGGGTTTTAGGTCTAAGCACATGGCTGTGTCCAGAAGATGATAGGCGTGGCAAGATATCACCTGGATAGACCATTCCAGTATTTTCCATTGGGTTGAGCGTTTATTTTAGATTTTTAACTTGGCACACGATAGAACAAGGCAGCACTTCCATTAGGACATAAGTCGATTGGGACACCTGGCTTGTGGAAGGCCTATTTTTGAATTAATTAGGTGTGTCTATGGACAAGTGACATGATGCAAAAGGACTCTTTGTCTCACAATTTCACCAAATGATAGGCAATAATCACAGGGTTCCATCACCGAACCCATATTCCACTACCACGAGACCATCCGATATTGGAGTTTTATTGAACCATGAGGTAAGCAATGTCAGGTGTTCGAATTCCAAGaaatatgtgtttgtcatttttaaaatataattcaaaaatattttttcttctttcatttTCAGTAGGCACAAGTCAGTTTTAAAGTTTATCATCGTTACAACCTTGATTCTTTTCTTGGCCTACTTCACCCTCACCCCTGCGTCTGTCAGGTCAGCAATCTCTTATTTATAACacattgacaaaatgaaggttaTTTACATACTTCGATTGCTTCAAAAGTGGAAATGGCAAATTGTCATCAGAAATAATGTCGATAACAGTCTGCTGTCAACAAGGAGTAAACTCTTCCACGTATAGTTTTATTCTAAACTGTGACGATTATATTTATTAAAGGCAGGATTTTGTTTCCTCGTTGTAGGTATTCGGAGGGGCTTGGAGGGACAATTGTCCCAATTTTCTCAGGGGGAAAGTTGAAGATTGACAACACTATAGATGCCTCTCTGAAACTTTGGTAGGCATTCtaaataaaatatgtatatatgtgtattaGGATATAATTCTTGCTTGTATTGGGCATGCTACAATAAGTGTTAACAATGTTATGACCCTTCCAGACTCTTCCAATGTTATGAATCTTCCATAAAGAAACAACAGCCTGGCTGTTTGTCATTTTTACGTTTCTTGTCCATATATCGAAAAAAAAGAATCCaatatacaaaatatttttttatattgattGGAAATTGAGTCACCAACACTGAAAAAAATTATGTAGATGAAAGCGCTCTACTAGGCCTATTTAAAAACTAACGTAGGACTATACTTTATTTAAGCAGTTAATAGTTAAATGAGCCTACCAAGAGGCTGTGAGGGTTATTTTATTATGTTCCTTTTatgttcttcctctttcttttgtGTGCGCATTATATTACCAATGAGCCAAAATTAGTACTGTAACGATAACGTTTGCGTTACTAAACCTACACCCATTTTCGTAAACAAAAAATGTGCCTCTGGTTATGCAGTATATTCCTTCCCAGGATGGTTGTCTCTGCAACACCAATGGCGACACGCTTTGCGATAACTTGGTGTTCTTGTCTGCAGGAACAGAACGGACGTCAAGACATTTACGGAATGGGGAGCACCTATCATCTGGGAGCGCATTTTTGACCGTGATGAATGCGACCGGGagcacaagaaaaaacactccTCTGTGGCTCTGACTGTTTTCGCTGTAGGAAGGTTAGTTAGCTTAACTCTGCATGATATAGAGGCCAAATGTCTGTCTTTTTTGCTGGAGTCTTAGAAGACTACTTGTAATGGCTTTAGCTTTCAGGGGTGTGAGTGTATAACAACCTTAGTTTTTTGGCATGTCTACACATTGAGAAGCAGTGATGCAGGTCCTAACATTGATTTATTGTTTAGTTCTGAGGTTGGGAAAACTCCGGTTTGTTAGCAATGAGAAGGTtcgttttcatgtatttcaactTGCATAGATAAGAGTCTGTGCGCTTATCAGTTGATCTGCTCCAGAGTACCATCATCTTATAGTTCAACTTCCAATGAAGGATGGACCAATACAGTACACCGTAACAAAGCAGTTCAATTTGATTGGTTCCCCTCGCAGGTATCTAGACGCGTATCTGGAGAACTTCCTCCTTTCTGCTGAGCTTCATTTTATGGTGGCTCTTCCTGTGACGTACTATGTGTTCACGGACGCTCCTGCCAAAGTGCCCAAACTCCAGTTGGCTGAGGGGCGGAGGTTAAATATCATAGAGGTTCAGAAGCATTCTCGCTGGCAGGACATCTCCATGATGCGCATGAGGGCCATCGCTGACGCCATCAACGATATCCTCCACACGAGCAGTTACGTCTTCTGCTTCGATGCGGACCAGCTGTTTGTCGGGAGGTTCGGCTCGGAGGCGCTGGGGGAGTCTGTGGCTCTGCTCCACGCCCACTTCTATCGTTACCCCCGCGATCTGTTCACCTACGACCGCAACCCCAACTCCACGGCCTACATGAAGGCTGGAGCGGGCGACTTCTACTACCACGCTGCCGTGTTTGGGGGCACCTGGCAGAACGTCTTGGCGCTGACGGAAAGCTGTTACCGAACCATCCTGGAGGACAAGAGCCGAGGGGTGGAGGCGCTGTGGCACGACGAGAGCCACCTGAACAAGTACCTGTGGCTCCACAAGCCCAGCAGGGTGCTGTCGCCAGAATACTGCTGGGACCAGAGCCTCGGACACCCCAGCGACATCCGGGTCAAGCGGCTGCTCTGGGCTGAGAAGCAGTACGATAGGCTGAGGGACGCCCCCTAGGGGTTCAGGTGATCCTGTGGGCTGCTTTGACGTAGCATGGTGAGGGGGGATTCAAGGTGTACCGGGATGCATCACATGCATCTCATGCGTCTGTAAAAAGTCTCTTCATATCACATTGCATGCACTTGGCCAACTTGAATGAGGGGAATCTGAAGCGTTTCTTCTGTTTTTCACGTTAAGGCTTCTTTCCTTTAGGTATAATGGGTTTCTACAGCAGTGGCCTTGATGCTTGATGCTACCAATAACACACTGTGTCTTTAACTTGTGTCTTCAACTTGTGTCTTTAACTTGTGTCTtcaacctgtgtctgtgtttaactTGTGGGTTCAACTTTGCCTAGCTGGCCCTCGGGTGGATACTTTGAACCTGTCAGTACTATCGAAAGGAAGGGAAACCTACGATAAAAATATGTAAAACTAAGCACTTGAAGAAATACTTAACACTATTTAAAACAATTTATTTAATGGTAGCTGTTTGAAAAAATACGCCTCATCATCCACTACAAAGAACATCAACAGATTGACCTTTAGAAAGGTTCTCTTGGTTCAAAATGTTTTTAGAACAAGCCTTTGTTTTACTGTTCTGTTTATAAACTTCAACATCTAGTTGTTTCTCTGAACATTTCTAGAAGTACGGCCCGCCAATTATGACCAAAGATGTTCCAGATGTCATCTGCACAAATTAGTCGAGATGCATAGTTAGAAGGCAGTAGTCTTTACAAACCTGTTTCATCTTGGAATTAAATGTCAGATAATTTAATCTTCTTTCCTAATAAAATGTGACGCAAAAACTCAATTTGATATATTATTAATTGTGTTTATAAAGATTCTTAACATATAATTCACAGACCAAAAATGTAAAACAGAGCTCAATAATAGTGCTGTCATTATTGTCTTCTTGACACCTCTTTGGTGTATGCTTCTGTATTGTCAGTTCatcagtggttgtgtgtgtgtctgctggtctCTCAAACCTCACCACTGTCTGTGCTGAGGGGGTCAGACAGGCCCAAAGGGTCGTCCCCTGTCTGGGGAGACGTCAGGTGTAGGTAGCCCAGCGCGGCGGGCCTGGACAGAgaagaggtgagggtggagaggggagatggacTAGTATCCTCTGGATGTCTGGGAGtctggtggctgagcgggtagagcatcgggctagtaatctgaagtaATCGATTCCCGTCCTtgccaaaatgacattgtgtccttgggcaaggcacttcaccctacttgcttcggggggaatgtccctgtacttactgtaagtcgctctggataagagcgtctgctaaatgactaaatgtaaagggtAATGTAAATGTCTGTCCCTGGTACTCTGGATGAAGTCCAACAGGTTCCTCATGTTATCAGACCCAGGAAGCACACTGCAAACCACAGAACATGAGACAGTTTAAACACTGACAACCCTATAGACTACTTGAGTGGTATACAGGACCTGTGACAGTACAACCAGGTCATCAGCAGTTTGTTCAATGGTCGAAAGAACAAGGAACTGTTCCTGGTGAAAAACAAACTTAGTCTTGTGTTTTTTAAAGGTGAGGCAAAATGGATATTACACAATGGATCCATTGTAGGTATGCACAGGCTTTACAAAAATGGTTGGCCATGTCTGTCAGGCATGCTGAGGTGACCGTTCCCATCTGCACATGTAGAGTAAGGGGATAAATGAGACAAAAAAGTGTATTCAGTATGATCCTATTTATATACAGTCTgatcacagaaaaaaaaagatgggaAAGCACTGCAACACACATGCTGTCCCCAAATAAAGTACAATCTCACAAATAActtgtgtgtgttatatgtCTCTGCCTATAAGGGAGGGAACCTGACCTCCCCCACCGCTCAGAGACTCACAGAAGCTGGTGAAAGGTGCATGGAGGGTTTAATACGCGCAAGGACATAGGAACAGTTGGTACCGTTGGAGTAACTAGGGCTTTATTTTGCCACCACAGTAcagtaaataataataataacaataataagctgggacagagagagggctggggcctgtactacgaatcaagatttggcgttagtaACTTCAGTTCAACCagtaccggtcctagcacatctgGCAAGGCAAAATGTATCAACAGCAGtgcagttttatgtctaacaacgccactggaatgaaccttgaaacacagtaatcaaatggacaccttcaactttctccaagtgaGCCTTGCATAGGGACgattttctttgtttgtttcaggttggagcagacaatgtgagggccctaTCCGTGCACCAAGCTCCACAGTCTCTTCTATGACCGGTGACGCCATTTTCCTCAATAATGAGTTAGTGGGCGGGgcttttataccggttgatctccgatctccaacttaacctgctTCCGACCAGGTCAGGCGTTCAGCacgtgttaccatggcgatctaccccggtaacaagtgatccacagTCGTGATCAACCCCTGATTCGCGCCACCTGTGGGAAACTGTCAGACAGCAcagcagcaaacacacacacagtacacaaaccaccagaagaagggggggggggggggatttcggcAGATATGAAAAAAAGTGTTGCTAAAATCCTACTCCCCCAGTaggttaaaaataaatattgagtTCCAGAATTACTGGTACTACATTGGCAGTAAAACATTGTAGCCTATATAAATAAGGTGACACAAAGGCAATATTCATTTTAACCAGAGCACTTTACCCTAtcacacatttacatatttagtcatttattagACGCTTTTCGGCACAACAGGCGTTACACTGGTCAACTGCAATTGCTATTGAAACACACTAGATGGCAATGTATGGAAACTTTTAAAGTGTAGTTATACTAGTTTAATAGTTTAAAATATGCAACAATTATAGACAATTGTGCAAGTCAAGTTACATCTACCACTAGACTACATAGAACATGTGTAGGCCCAATGATTTTAAAGAAAATTTACAACGCAGCATATTAACATGTCTCTTTTTATCAATGTAAAGTCATTGAGTGATTGACTGGTGTGTGCTGTTGGTTGATAAGGAAGGTGGAGAAATAGCAAGCGAGCGAAGGTCTACGCTACGAGACAATTTGGATGCGCAAACATTGATCAGATGATTCTCTGCTGTTGAACTGTTTCCCTAGAAGCGTGTCTGATTGTCTGTGGGAAACGATGGACATTACTGTGACAACGCTTACTAAACTCCAAAACAACAGTTAGGGCCAAACAGTGGAATAATGTTGAGAAATAACGGGACTCAGGATTTTCAAGCATACGACTTCACTTATGTCCGCTTTTGTGTGTCCACGGTGTCGTTCTCAATTTTGGCGTCTTTCAACATCATCATAAACTGGACTATAGTGCGCGAAGAGAGACTCCGGAGCCATGCACGCTTTGTTCTCGTGCTTCACCTATTGGTATCCGCGCTGGTATACTTTGGAATGTCCAGCGTTTTCTATCTTCAGATCTACATGGGATCGAAGCCAGCTGTGACCACCTGTATGGCTATGATAACTGTACTAATTGCGAGCGCATCGAACATCCTCATCACGCTGACAGCGATGGCGTTGGACCGTTACTTTGCAGTGTGCCACCCAATGAGGTACAGCCCAGTTTGTTGTGGTCGCCAGTGGCCCTGGCTCGTGGGACTTCTAACATGGGGGCTCGCCCTTGTTATCCCTCTCTGTTTGATCCTGACGGAGAAGCAGGCCACCGAACTCAATGAGGAGTGTGGACGGGAACGGCTAATTAGAGGAGAGCTACAAAAGATATTGCTGATTTCGGTATGTGCAGGGCTTATATTGTACAGTTATGTGAGGATATTGGTGGAGGGACGACGGTTGGGTGTGCTGAATCGACGGAACCGGGTCGGCTGCAGGACTATCGCCTTGCACGGCACACAGCTAGCCGTGTATATACTACCTAACTTTGTGAATTTTGTATTGGCCCAGTTTATGAAGAATGGTTATCTTCAGTCGGGGACCAAAGAGCTGTCTGCGGTAGTGGTCTTTGCTTTCTTTAGCTTGGCACAATGCGTCGCGCCCATTGTGTACGGTTTGCGCAAAGAGGAACTGTTGGAGCAGGTGCATTACCGTTTCCCAGTCTGTTCCCGCCATCTGAAGAGCGTCCTTGGGTGGACAGTGCGTGCGACGCGGACACCCACGCAGCTCATACCACGGTATGTCAATAAACATTCACATTTGAGAAAATACCTTCTCATAACACTTAATGCTCAATACGCACAGGCTTTCGGCGGGCCAAATTACTTCGGTGTCTTGGAATGGGCACAGCAGATGTGCTTGTGTCATGCTAAGACTGGTAACATATTTTACTGACACTGTGTTCTCAAATATGTTGTAGACCGGTAGGCAGACATCTCAACTAAAAGCTGGATGATATTTTTGGTGTGCAACATGTTCTCTTCTTGAATAACTGTTCACTTATGTAAACCCATATTTCTTTTCTTCCAGTGAGAGGTCATTGACCGCCCACACCATCCTGTCTCTGGAGATGCTGGAGAGCCcagctgaggagagacagaacccACTGCTAGCTGATCCATGATTGGACCCCACCTGCTACTTGACCTTTGATCCATGGGATTAAGTGTACAGAATGGACTAAACTGTCGCTGACATCCTCAGCAGACGTTCTCCATCGATCAAATGGTGGACGTGATGCGTAGTGCTTAACCAAGGTCAAATCTGTGTAGGTACACACTGGGAAGCATGTTACTCAGAAGAACTGGTCATTTATGCTGATGGAAGACTCACACATGTAAATCCAGGACTTTCGATTTATTTTATAACAGACTCTTCGGCAGGGAAATATAGCAAGTGAAAGACCAAGGCTGCAGTCCCAAGACTGTCGAAAGGCCAGAGCATCCGCAACAAACTAAGTAAACATTCCAGAACATTTGATATAATCCTGGAAAATCTGAATATTCTTTGTAACCTTTGACAACTACCTCTGTAAAGACGATCaatagtaaaaataaataaaataaaaaacagtttCTAAGCTGTTCATCATGAATCTAAATATGATGCTGTAGTGGTATAGTAAAGGCTGCAGTAACCTACAGCAGGTGCACTTGTTCACCCAATGTATGTTAAGAGGGGATATTTTCAACAGTAAACCACAACGTTTTGTGACTGCTATAACAGCAGTTGTTGAacagtgtgtacacacacaaaccacacacagacaccaacgTCTCCAATCAGCATTTAGACTGAGCAGGAAGCGAGAATGTTTGATATCTTTACACAACATAACCAGTAAATGCCTGCCTGGTTTGAAAATTGTTGAGATATGCAACTTTGGAAAAGAGTGCGCCCAAATAAACACTGACAGTATAACTTCCTTATCTTTTTGTGGttcactttttgtggttcatgttgttttaatttgtaacttgtatagctgcatgctcttatgggtcttccctttggcacttgtttagttttttcacaatgaatgcttcatgttttggctgcttgcaatgtttgggactacctcgttgttatgatcagtgacctatgctctaatgtaaagctctctcttggaagtcgctttggataaaagcgtctgctaaatgcataaatgcataaatgtaaatcttaTGTGTATTGAAAACGCTTCATTCTCACACCATTTGAATTGAACAAGACCAAGAATTTTTGTGCGGGAACTTAAACATAAAACCTTTCACACCTACATCTCCTTCCGTAATGCGAGTGCATGGGAACATGCAGGactagacagggagagacacaaaTATGAAAACATACCATAAAAAACTACAATCTAGGAGTTCATGACGACAAACACCAAGGTGATAGGAGGAACTACATGAACCCAGTTGAGAAACAAAAAGTGCATGTCCATGAACTGGATACATGTGCGACTGGTTCCTCGTAAATTATGCATCATTAATAAGTAGCACTGTGTGCTAAGAAATGTTCGGCATATCTTTGGTAACTATAGCAATGGCGGTTACAACCACAAAGCCTTCCACAGGTTTCCACATGGTCGAAGTTACAAGACGATACTGCAATGCATCTTGACATCCAAATGACATCCATCCATATTATTAAATATATCATTATACATTAAGTCCTTTGTTGCTAGAAACTAAATGAAGCTAATCTAAACACGACAAGGTGAGCAAATCACCTTCTCGGCAGTGAAGGTATTGCGATATAACTTTGAATTAGCAATACTGCAGTCAAATAATGACTGACTGTGACTGTATATACCATGGCTAGCAACATAGCACAGCCTAATAGACAGCCACACATTACAATATTATGGATTTTAAAAACATGGATGCATGTGCAATAAAGCTTCAGCATTCAAACCTATAATTTATACATTTGTTCACTGATATTACTGTTCAGAACAGGTGAAACAGCTTATTACACATTTCAGAGACTCGCTCCATGGACTACAGCATTCTATGGTCAGCTTGAAAGCTAGGGTGAAAATAGAGAACCGTAAAATTGTCGCACCATGTCACCGAAGGAATGATGACAGAGCAAGTATAGACAGAGGAACTGAATAGAAAAGAGTGGATTGGAAAGGAGGAACAGAATGACAAACTACGAGGGGAGGAGCAGTGCAGGGGCCGAGAATAGAATGAAAGGAAAAAGAgggtaaaaagagagagagagaaccgtcTCTCTGTTTTAGAAGCCGAGAGGATGGGGGTAAACCACCCCCTCGTTCTCCACCACGGCGGCGGAGATGGCCCGCAGGTTCTGGAAGAGCTGCGTGGATCTGCAGGAGCGGAGAGACTGGACGTCCTGCATGGTCCTCTCATGGGCctgggtgaaggagaggaggagaggaggagcggaaAGAAGGAgtggcatggagagagaggggggaaacggGGGAAAGAGCAAAGAAAATGAAGAAagtggggatg
This sequence is a window from Hypomesus transpacificus isolate Combined female chromosome 25, fHypTra1, whole genome shotgun sequence. Protein-coding genes within it:
- the LOC124487089 gene encoding alpha-1,3-galactosyltransferase 2-like codes for the protein MSRHKSVLKFIIVTTLILFLAYFTLTPASVRYSEGLGGTIVPIFSGGKLKIDNTIDASLKLWNRTDVKTFTEWGAPIIWERIFDRDECDREHKKKHSSVALTVFAVGRYLDAYLENFLLSAELHFMVALPVTYYVFTDAPAKVPKLQLAEGRRLNIIEVQKHSRWQDISMMRMRAIADAINDILHTSSYVFCFDADQLFVGRFGSEALGESVALLHAHFYRYPRDLFTYDRNPNSTAYMKAGAGDFYYHAAVFGGTWQNVLALTESCYRTILEDKSRGVEALWHDESHLNKYLWLHKPSRVLSPEYCWDQSLGHPSDIRVKRLLWAEKQYDRLRDAP
- the zgc:194312 gene encoding odorant receptor 131-2 encodes the protein MLRNNGTQDFQAYDFTYVRFCVSTVSFSILASFNIIINWTIVREERLRSHARFVLVLHLLVSALVYFGMSSVFYLQIYMGSKPAVTTCMAMITVLIASASNILITLTAMALDRYFAVCHPMRYSPVCCGRQWPWLVGLLTWGLALVIPLCLILTEKQATELNEECGRERLIRGELQKILLISVCAGLILYSYVRILVEGRRLGVLNRRNRVGCRTIALHGTQLAVYILPNFVNFVLAQFMKNGYLQSGTKELSAVVVFAFFSLAQCVAPIVYGLRKEELLEQVHYRFPVCSRHLKSVLGWTVRATRTPTQLIPRERSLTAHTILSLEMLESPAEERQNPLLADP